CGCGCTCTTCCCGACCGTCCAGCCGCTCATCCGCCGCCACGACCTGGTCCTCATCCAGCTCGCGCACAACGACAAGACGACCGACGAGCCGACGTACCGCGCGAACCTGGAGACCCTGGTCGCCGGGGTCCGCGCGCGGGGCGGCGATCCGGTCCTGGTCACCCCCATCGTCCGCCGCTGGTTCAACGCGGACGGCACCCTGAACAACGACACCGCGCTGCTGGTCAACGGCCTGGGTGTGAACCACCCGGCCGTCATCCGCTCGGTCGCCGCCGCCGAGCACGTGCCCCTCATCGACCTGACGGCCAAGACCAAGGCCCTCGTCGAGTCGCTGGGCGTCGAGGGCTCCAAGGCGATCTACCTCTACAACGAGAAGCGGGACAACACGCACACCTCCGTGCACGGCGCCACGGTCTACGCGGGCCTCGTCCGCGACGAACTCCTCGCCCAGCATCTGGTGCCCGAGCGCCAGGTGAGGGTGGGATGAACTCCTGGGGCGTCCCGTCCGGAACCGGGGCGCCCCAGGTACCACCACCCGACCGAGCCGCCGCACCACGGAGCGCCACTGATGCCCGACGAGGACCGCACCCTCAGCCCGTACACCGGCTACACCCGCGCCCACTGGGAGGCGGCGGCCGACTCCCTGCTCGCCGCGGTCGCCCCGTACGCGACCGAGAACGGCGCCCTCTACCACCTCCCCGGTGCGCACACGAGCTGGTCGGGCCGGCTCTCCGACGGTCTGGAGGGCTACGCCCGCACCCTGCTCCTGGCCGCCTTCCGGCGCGACGAGAAGGCCCTGGAGCGGTACGCCGACGGACTCGCCGCCGGTACGGCCGGCGTCTGGCCGCGCGTCGAGGACCGCAGCCAGCCCCTCGTCGAGGCCGCCTCGATCGCCCTCGCGCTGAGGCTCACCCGGCCGCTGCTGTGGGACCGCCTGGACGACGGTGTGCGGCAGCGGGCCGCGGCCTGGCTCGGCGACGCGCTCACGGCCGAACCCTGGGCCTGCAACTGGGAGTTGTTCCCGGTGACGGTCGGCGGCTTCCTGGCCGAGGTCGGCCACGAGCCCGAGGCGTCGCGGGCCGCGATCGACCGGGGCCTGGAGCGGATCGAGGAGTGGTACGTCGGCGACGGCTGGTACACCGACGGCCCCGGCCGCGCCTTCGACTACTACAACGGCTGGGCGATGCACCTGTACCCGGTGCTGCACGCCTGGCTCGCGGACGACACCCGGCTCCTCGACCTGTACGGCGGCCGGCTCTCCCGCCATCTCGCCGACTACGCCCGGCTGTTCGGCGGCGACGGCGCCCCGATGCGCCAGGGCCGCTCCCTCACCTACCGCTTCGCGACGACCGCCCCGCTGTGGCTCGGCGCCCTCACCGGCCGTACGCCGCTGTCGCCGGGCGAGACCCGACGCCTGGCGTCCGGCGCCCTGCGTCATTTCCTCGACCGGGGCGCGGTCGACGAGCGGGGGCTGCTCACCCTCGGCTGGCACGGCCCCGACGAGACGGTTCTGCAGGGCTATTCGGGCCCGGCCTCCCCGTACTGGGCGAGCAAGGCCTTCGTCGGCCTGCTCCTCCCACCGGACCACAAGGTGTGGACGGCGCGGGAGGAGCCGGGCCCGACGGACCGTGCCGACGCCGTCACCCCCGTCGGGCCACCCAACTGGTTGCTCCAGACCACGACTTCGGACGGGCTGGTCCGCCTGCACAACCACGGCAGCGAGGACGTCCGCTACGACCCCTACTACACGCGGCTCGGGTACTCGACCGCGACCACGCCCTCGGCGTCGTACGACAACAGCGTGATCGTCGGTGACGATCCGAGCCGGACGGACATCGAGCCGCTGGGCGCCGGGGACGGTTGGGTGGCGTCCCGGCACACGGCGGGTGGGGGAGCGCGGGTCGTGAACCTGGTCGTCGCGCGGGGAGCGGTGGAGGTGCGGGCCCACCTGGTGGCGGGAGCGGCCCAGGGGACGCCGGTACGCATCACGGGATGGCCGGAAGACGACGGAGTGCACGCCGAACTCCTCCCCGCACACAACCTGTCGGACTCCGCCGGTGTCACGGGACCCGGCGCCACCCTCTTCGTCGCCCTCGCCCGGCTCACCGGCGAGCCGGACCCCCTGCCCCTCACGGAATCGGTGTCCGTGGACGTGGAGGGAGAGGAACAGGGGGAGTACGACGTCCGCGTGAGCTGGCCCTCGGGCCCCTCGACGTGCTTCCGGTTCAGGGCTTCAGACGGGCGACCTTCAGCGTCGTCGTGGTCGGTGAAGCCCCGGTGAGGGCGCTCGCGTAGGACGGGGTGACGGGGGCGTACGCCCAGGTCAGGGAGCCGTCCTTGAGGGTCGCGACATCACCGGAGATCTGGGTCTTGCGTGGGTCATGCCGGGGGGCGCCACCGCGGGGCGAAAGGTTGCCGCGCTTCCCGGGGCGCGACGGCGGACACGGTTCGGCGGGCGCCGAAGGATCGCGCGTCTAGCGTTCGCGGTATGGACGACTCCTCACCCCGTAAACCGACCGAAGGCGTCGTCGCCATGGTGGACCACGTCCTCGATCTGGCGGCGACCTGGACCACCTGGGACGGCAGGCCGACCCACGTCGACGACCGTGTCCATACCCCGCACAAGGCGATCCGCCGGGTCGCCGACCATCTCCTCGACCACTTGGCCGAGCTGGAGGCCCGGCTCGTGGGCGAGGAGCCACTGCCCGACCACTGGCACGCGTCGGCGAGCACGACGCAGGCGGACCGCGCGCCCTTCACCCGCGAGGATCTGGACGAGGCGCGCAGTCGGCTCACCCGCCTCGCCCGTATCTGGGCGAACCGGCTGGACACGCTGACCGAGGACCAGCTCGACGACTCCCCGGGAGAGGGGTGGAGCTTCCGTCAACTGGCCGAACACCTCGAGGGATCGACGTACTACGCCGATGCCGTCGGCAAGCTGACGTGATCGCCCGCAGCCCCCGCACCGGAAGGCCGACATGACTCCCTTCGCCGCGCTCCACCACGCCGACGCACCCCTCCTGCTGCCCAACGCCTGGGACCACGCCTCGGCAGCGCTCCTTGCCGCTCAGGGCTTCGCGGCGATCGGTACGACGAGTCTCGGTGTCGCCGCGGCGGCCGGACTGCCGGACGGGGCGGCGGCGACCCGGGACCTGACCGTGCGGCTCGCGCGGCAGCTCGGCGCCGGCCCGTACCTGCTGTCCGTCGACGCCGAGGACGGCTTCGCCCAGGACCCGTCCGAGGTGGCGGAGCTGGCGAGCGAGCTGGCTGTCGCCGGGGCGGTGGGCATCAACCTGGAGGACGGCCTCGGTCCCGCCGACCTGCACGCGGCGAAGATCGCGGCGGTCAAGGCGGCCGTACCGGACCTCTTCGTCAACGCCCGCACCGACACCCACTGGCGCGGCGACGGTGTGGACGAGCGGGAGACCGTCCGCCGTCTCGACGCCTACCAACAGGCGGGCGCCGACGGTGTGTTCGTCCCGGGACTGACCGACCCGGCCCGCGTCACCGCCCTGCTCAAGACCCTCGACGTGCCACTGAACATCCTCTACTCACCCGCCGGCCCCTCCGTCTCCCGCCTCGCCGACCTCGGCGTGCGCAGGATCAGCCTGGGCTCGTACCTCTACCGGCGGGCCCTGGGCGCGGCGCTGGACGCGATGGCGGACATCCGCTCCGGCCGCCCGCCGCGGGGCACCGCGCCGACGTACGACGAGGTACAGGCCCTCAGCACGCAGGACCGGACCTCCTAGGGCGGTGGCGCCCTCGTCGGGCTTCGCGGGGAACGCGGTGATCCGGCAGCCGTCCACCTCGGTGCCCGACAGTGCGGCTGCCTTCGGCTGAGCCGCGCCGAGCGGGTCGGCGGGAGCCTCGGAGGGCGGCGTGGACGCGGACTCCGGGGCGGACGGAGGCGTCGATGCGGGCACGGACGCCGATGCTGACGCGATCTCTCAACAGACCGGCTCCGATGGCGTGTTCATCCCGAGGCACCGCCCGCTGGCCGCCCGAGTCGTGAGCGCGCGTGGTCGGGATTACGGTGGATTTGTACGAGGAGGCGTTGTCATGCCCCTCACCCGAGCGGCGAAAGAGGCCGCGGGCTGGTGACGGCCAAGGGCGGGGAGGGTGCCGTCACGTTCCTCGCGTCGCGTCGCACGCGATGTCGGGGAGCTGCCGACCGCCCCTGACGAAAGGGAATCCCGTGCGAACCAAGAGCAATCGAATACGCCGTGTCTGCGTTGCCGCGTGCGCGGCCCCTCTGCTGGTGCTCACCGGAGCGGCCGGCGCGGGCGCCGCGGCGACGGCCACCGTGCCCGCATCCGTGCCGCGCGCCCCGCAGACCTCGCCCGGCGAGATTCTGCAACTGGTCAACGCCGAACGCGCCAAGGTCAACTGCCCCGCGCTCCACGAGAACGCGCAGCTGACCCACGCCGCCAAGGTCTTCGCGGATGACGCCGCCAAGCACAACCTGACAGACCACACGGGCTCCGACGGCTCCACGCCCCAAACGCGCATCAAGGAAGCCGGCTACAACGCGGGGCCGTCAGCGGAGAACATGTCCTGGGGAGACACCAGCGCCAAGCAGGCCGTCGACGGCTGGATGAACAGCGGAGCCCACAAGGGCAACATCCTCAACTGCTCGTTCACGGACACCGGCGTTGCCGTCAGCGGAAAGTACTCGATACAGCTCTTCGCGGCGCCTGGTTGATCCCTCCCTCTGCCGAGCGACTCAGAGCGCCTCGGCCAGCCGGTCCGCGAAGGCGACCGGGTGCTGGAGGACACCGAGGTGGCCTCCGGGGAACTCGACGAAGTCGCTGCCGCTGAGTTCGGCGAGCAACGAGGCAGTGCGGAAGGAGAGTTGACCCCGCGAGTCGTGTCCGGCACCGAGCGTGAGCCGGGAGGACAGACCCTTCAGGGCGTCCAGGTCCAGGGCATGGGAGGTGAAGGGGCGTAGAACGTGGCCGAGGAAGATGTCCATGGGCGTGTTCTGCGCCCCCTGGGCGTCCGGCGTGCTCCGCGTGTTCTCGCCGCCGTCGGCGGCAGCCGACGCGGGGCGCGGACCGGGCTCCCAACTCCGGTCCTCCAGACCGGCGCTGAGCCGGGCCGTCGCCGCCACCACCCCCTCCGTACGGTGGATCTCGTACACCTCCGTGATCATCGCGTGCTGCCGGACGGCGTCCGGCAGCACTCCGATGCTCGGCGGCTCGTGCGCGACCACGCGCCGCAGCCGCTGCGGGTACCGGGCCAGCAGGTCCAGGGCGACGATCCCGCCGGAGCTGCTCCCGAAGACGCGGGCGGACTCGCCGTCCGGGAGGAGGGAGTCGAGCAGCTGGTGGGCGCGGTCGCTCCACACCTCCACCCGCTGGTCCCCGACCGGCCCGTCGAGCGTGCCGCGGGACAGCCCGAGCGGGTCGTACGTCACCACGGTGAACCGCTCGGAAAGGCGTGCGACGGCGCCCTCCAGCCCCATGGGGTGACCGGCTCCGCCGGGAATGATCAGCAGCAGGGGCCCCCTGCCTCGCACGTCGTAGTGTCCGTCGCAGTGCCCGTCGTGGTGCCTGTTACGCATGATCCTCTTCCTTCCGCTCGCTCCGTGGCCAGTGCTCCAGGGCCGTGTGCAGGCCGTCGAGGGCCCGCTCCCACGAGGTCTGCACGTCCCTGGCGGCGTGAAAGCCGCCGATCGCCTCCAGAGCGCAGAAACCGTGGAAGGTGCTGCGCAACAGCCGTACGGCGTCGGTGAGGTCCGGCTCGGAGAGGCCGTACGCGTGGAGCATGCCGTAGGTGATCTCGGCGGTGCGCCGGAACGCGTCGGACGCGGCGCCGACGGCGGGGTCGACCGGGGTGTGCGTGGCGGCGTAGCGGCCGGGGTGCGCGAGCGCGTACGTCCGGTAGGCGCCCGCGAAGGCCACGAGGGCGTCCTTGCCGGCCCGCCCCGCGACCGCCGTGGCGATCCCGTCGATCATCTCGCCCGCGGCCAGCAGGGCGACCCGTGTCCGCAGATCCCGCAGGTTCTTGACGTGCGAGTACAGGCTCGCGTCCTTCACCCCGAACCGGCGCGCCAACGCGGACAGGGTGACGTTCTCGAACCCGACCTCGTCGGCGAGATCGGCCGCGGCCTCGACGACACGGTCGGCCGTGAGCCCGGCACGGGCCATGGGGACCACCTCTGGAGCACTCGCTCGTCTGATGTGCCTCGCCTGATCGCCTAGGACTCCTAGGCAGAGACCTAATATACACAGGCATGCGGGGAGTGAGAGGCTGTAGCGGACTGGGGGGACGTAGCGATGCGGGGAGGACGTAGTGGTCCGGGGAGGACGTAGTGATGCTTGAGCAACTGCCCGAAGGGCTCGTCACGCCCGCGCTGGTCGTGGACGCCGACGTACTGGACCGCAACATCGCCCGCATGGCCGAGGCCGCCACGACCGGCGGCTTCGCTCTCCGGCCGCACGCCAAGAGCCACAAGTGCGCGGAGATCGCGGGGCGGCAGCTCCGGGCGGGTGCGCGCGGACTGTCGGTGGCGACCCTGAGCGAGGCGGAGGCGTTCGCGGCGGCGGGCGTGGACGACCTGTTCATCGCGTATCCGCTCTGGCCGGACGAGAGCAGGGCGCGCCGCCTGCGCCGACTGGCCGACGTGGTCGCGCTGCGGATCGGCGTCGACTCGGTGGAGGCGGCGCGGCGGCTGGGGGACGCGGTGCGGGGGAGTGACCGCGCGGTGGAGGTCCTGGTCGAGGTGGACTGCGGGACGGCACGGACCGGGGTGCCGGCCGCGGACGCGGGTCGGGTGGCCCGCGCCGCGTCGGACGCCGGGCTGGGGGTGCTCGGCGCGTTCACCTTCCCCGGACACGGATACGGCCATGACCCCGAGGCCCGGGAGCGGGCGGCCCGCGACGAGGAACGGGCCCTGTCCGAGGCGGCGGAGGCCCTGCGCGAACTGGGCCTGGAACCCCGGGTGTTGAGCGGCGGATCGACTCCGACGGCGGGTCGCTGGCGCCCCGGCCCGGTGGACGAACTCCGTCCCGGCGTCTACGTCTTCAACGACGCCCAGCAACTGGCCATGGGCTGCTGCGGTGTCGACGACCTGGCCCTCGCGGCCGCCTCGACGGTCATCAGCGTCCCCGCCCCGGACCGCTTCGTCCTCGACGCGGGCAGCAAGGTCCTCGGCGCGGACCGCTCCGCGTGGGTGACCGGCCACGGCTACCTCCCGCAGTACCCCGAGGCCACGATCACCGCCCTCTGGGAGCACCACGCGGTGGTCCACCTCCCGGAAGGCGTACCCGCCCCCCGCCTCGGCGCGGTACTCGCCGTCGTCCCCAACCACGTCTGCCAGCCGGTGAACCTCGCGGAGGAGCTGGTGATCGCCCACCAGGGCGTGGAACTGGACCGCTGGCGGGTGGCGGCACGCGGCGCCAACACCTGATCGCCAGATCGCCAAATAAATTCTGCAAAAATACTTTTGGAAAGTGTCCGGTGCGTTCTAGGCTCCCGGCATGGTCAGCGACGAGCACAAACGCGTACTCGATCCCGAGCGGGACGCCGGGGCTCTGAAGGCCCTCACCCACCCCCTGCGTATCCGACTGCTCGGGATGTTGCGACAGGACGGTCCGGCCACCGCGAGTGAACTCGCGGTCAGGACCGGGGAGTCGTCCGCCTCCACCAGCTACCACCTGCGTGTCCTGGCGAAGTACGCGTTCGTCGCCGAGGCTGCTCACCGGGACGGCCGGGAGCGCCGCTGGCAGGCGGTGCACTCCGTGACCTCCTGGAGCAACAAGGCCATGGAGGACTCCCCGGCCAGCCGCGACTTCGTGAGCCTGTCGCGCAGGCGCCAGATCGAGCACCTGGAGGCGTCGCTCGTACGGTACGAAGCGGACGTCGCCGAAGGGCGGTTGGGCCAGGAGTGGGTCGATCCGTCCGGGATCACCGACCTGATGCCCCGTCTGACCCCCGAGTCGCTCTCCGAACTCTGGGAGGTGATCGACCGGAAGCTGGAGGAACTGGCCGCGCGCGACGCGGAGGATCCGCGGGCCGAGCGGGTCGTGTTCGTCGCGGCGGGGCTGCCGCTCGCGCCGCGCGAGCCGGACGGGGAGCCGGGGCGAGATGAGCCGGGACGAGATGAGCCGGGTACGGCGGGGTCGGGGACCGAGGGC
This portion of the Streptomyces mirabilis genome encodes:
- a CDS encoding ArsR/SmtB family transcription factor; translated protein: MVSDEHKRVLDPERDAGALKALTHPLRIRLLGMLRQDGPATASELAVRTGESSASTSYHLRVLAKYAFVAEAAHRDGRERRWQAVHSVTSWSNKAMEDSPASRDFVSLSRRRQIEHLEASLVRYEADVAEGRLGQEWVDPSGITDLMPRLTPESLSELWEVIDRKLEELAARDAEDPRAERVVFVAAGLPLAPREPDGEPGRDEPGRDEPGTAGSGTEGGSGS
- a CDS encoding alpha/beta hydrolase, translating into MRNRHHDGHCDGHYDVRGRGPLLLIIPGGAGHPMGLEGAVARLSERFTVVTYDPLGLSRGTLDGPVGDQRVEVWSDRAHQLLDSLLPDGESARVFGSSSGGIVALDLLARYPQRLRRVVAHEPPSIGVLPDAVRQHAMITEVYEIHRTEGVVAATARLSAGLEDRSWEPGPRPASAAADGGENTRSTPDAQGAQNTPMDIFLGHVLRPFTSHALDLDALKGLSSRLTLGAGHDSRGQLSFRTASLLAELSGSDFVEFPGGHLGVLQHPVAFADRLAEAL
- a CDS encoding alanine racemase; this encodes MLEQLPEGLVTPALVVDADVLDRNIARMAEAATTGGFALRPHAKSHKCAEIAGRQLRAGARGLSVATLSEAEAFAAAGVDDLFIAYPLWPDESRARRLRRLADVVALRIGVDSVEAARRLGDAVRGSDRAVEVLVEVDCGTARTGVPAADAGRVARAASDAGLGVLGAFTFPGHGYGHDPEARERAARDEERALSEAAEALRELGLEPRVLSGGSTPTAGRWRPGPVDELRPGVYVFNDAQQLAMGCCGVDDLALAAASTVISVPAPDRFVLDAGSKVLGADRSAWVTGHGYLPQYPEATITALWEHHAVVHLPEGVPAPRLGAVLAVVPNHVCQPVNLAEELVIAHQGVELDRWRVAARGANT
- a CDS encoding TetR/AcrR family transcriptional regulator, producing the protein MARAGLTADRVVEAAADLADEVGFENVTLSALARRFGVKDASLYSHVKNLRDLRTRVALLAAGEMIDGIATAVAGRAGKDALVAFAGAYRTYALAHPGRYAATHTPVDPAVGAASDAFRRTAEITYGMLHAYGLSEPDLTDAVRLLRSTFHGFCALEAIGGFHAARDVQTSWERALDGLHTALEHWPRSERKEEDHA
- a CDS encoding isocitrate lyase/phosphoenolpyruvate mutase family protein — encoded protein: MTPFAALHHADAPLLLPNAWDHASAALLAAQGFAAIGTTSLGVAAAAGLPDGAAATRDLTVRLARQLGAGPYLLSVDAEDGFAQDPSEVAELASELAVAGAVGINLEDGLGPADLHAAKIAAVKAAVPDLFVNARTDTHWRGDGVDERETVRRLDAYQQAGADGVFVPGLTDPARVTALLKTLDVPLNILYSPAGPSVSRLADLGVRRISLGSYLYRRALGAALDAMADIRSGRPPRGTAPTYDEVQALSTQDRTS
- a CDS encoding DUF2264 domain-containing protein, which gives rise to MPDEDRTLSPYTGYTRAHWEAAADSLLAAVAPYATENGALYHLPGAHTSWSGRLSDGLEGYARTLLLAAFRRDEKALERYADGLAAGTAGVWPRVEDRSQPLVEAASIALALRLTRPLLWDRLDDGVRQRAAAWLGDALTAEPWACNWELFPVTVGGFLAEVGHEPEASRAAIDRGLERIEEWYVGDGWYTDGPGRAFDYYNGWAMHLYPVLHAWLADDTRLLDLYGGRLSRHLADYARLFGGDGAPMRQGRSLTYRFATTAPLWLGALTGRTPLSPGETRRLASGALRHFLDRGAVDERGLLTLGWHGPDETVLQGYSGPASPYWASKAFVGLLLPPDHKVWTAREEPGPTDRADAVTPVGPPNWLLQTTTSDGLVRLHNHGSEDVRYDPYYTRLGYSTATTPSASYDNSVIVGDDPSRTDIEPLGAGDGWVASRHTAGGGARVVNLVVARGAVEVRAHLVAGAAQGTPVRITGWPEDDGVHAELLPAHNLSDSAGVTGPGATLFVALARLTGEPDPLPLTESVSVDVEGEEQGEYDVRVSWPSGPSTCFRFRASDGRPSASSWSVKPR
- a CDS encoding CAP domain-containing protein encodes the protein MRTKSNRIRRVCVAACAAPLLVLTGAAGAGAAATATVPASVPRAPQTSPGEILQLVNAERAKVNCPALHENAQLTHAAKVFADDAAKHNLTDHTGSDGSTPQTRIKEAGYNAGPSAENMSWGDTSAKQAVDGWMNSGAHKGNILNCSFTDTGVAVSGKYSIQLFAAPG